Proteins co-encoded in one Sparus aurata chromosome 18, fSpaAur1.1, whole genome shotgun sequence genomic window:
- the LOC115568305 gene encoding glutamine amidotransferase-like class 1 domain-containing protein 3A, mitochondrial: MVKRVAVILAGCGVYDGTEIHEASAVLVHLSRAEAKVQMFAPNADQMHVVNHCEGKPTEEKRNILQESARIARGDVTDLAKLDVSAFDAAIIPGGFGVAKNLSDWAVKNKDCTIQPQLEKIIKDFHKAGKPLGMCCISPVLAAKILPGCEVTVGQDKECEKWPYAQTAGVMKEMGCKHVNTDVDKAHVDVKNKLVTTSAFMCNAPIHKVFDGVGVMVKETLKLA, translated from the exons ATGGTGAAGCGTGTCGCAGTTATTCTCGCAGGCTGTGGCGTCTATGACGGCACAGAGATCCACGAGGCCTCCGCCGTCCTTGTCCATCTGAGTCGTGCGGAAGCAAAG GTGCAGATGTTTGCTCCGAATGCAGACCAGATGCATGTCGTGAACCACTGCGAGGGGAAAcccacagaggagaaaagaaacatcCTGCAGGAAAGCGCCCGCATCGCCAGGGGTGATGTGACTGATCTGGCCAAGTTAGACGTGTCAGCATTTGACGCCGCCATCATCCCAG GGGGCTTCGGTGTGGCGAAGAACCTGAGCGACTGGGCGGTGAAGAATAAGGACTGCACCATCCAGCCACAGCTGGAGAAGATCATCAAGGATTTCCACAAAGCCGGAAAGCCGCTGGGCATGTGCTGCATCTCCCCCGTCCTCGCTGCCAAAATCCTGCCCGGCTGCGAGGTCACCGTGGGACAGGACAAAGAGTGTGAAAA GTGGCCGTATGCTCAGACTGCAGGCGTCATGAAGGAGATGGGCTGCaaacatgtcaacacagatGTGGACAAAGCACACGTTGATGTCAAAAACAAGCTGGTCACCACCTCTGCATTCATGTGCAATGCTCCCATCCACAAAGTCTTTGATGGAGTAGGAGTCATGGTCAAGGAGACACTGAAACTGGCTTAA
- the LOC115568304 gene encoding uncharacterized protein LOC115568304 — translation MAQLQSLHVSVGILSISGGSLLLLVNDYASSPERHLIPYTALGVLLLIIAALLAYAGIRRSLSHAQLFSTLCLTVSALWCGSGLVYILVGQGVLQTTELRASLVPGLAAFTLALLIIGSVAVLVKKAVLSLIAVGISLACAHQIAGLSAAGFGQSATAANYLLVCVVGVYFGVGRLLSTITRGKVEPPGTVLKTKAEVGAEQNQGCTDALSVGLVMNLLSASVLACPLLGVVPQLFVGHVPWLWTAGVFQLGMCVLFYRAMDTLAATFYGFTALLRFAEGYSALLSFYSIQPYSPVPFPVVFSVLFFILALFSCQKSLLEGLYQLFFVAYSIAIAAQPQGFFQGGTQGVQAAIFVVSAGMLLVTTFNMVSKTMIPTGQGYFKALVTRMRGLTLRAHDKELHSPHLGYSKYADAEVLGHACSVLAAFAITATVGGRDPLSVLILPWVVVAGGALTLLCGSVAFARGKTFESTVFILYGVMWTVWGLTRYGGLYGETRSFDVAVGIISFMLFNGLVTVAALFLNVAWFAYALTFQLILISFLLDAVGALPFGYDIGVTIIFGLISFYCFLAHIFNSTFQSPQIPLGKPLIKLSGVGGGADICPHLPARKATSVQQIAEIMKNGGVCGMPTDTVYVLVAACNRPEAVVKAYKVKKQAQDRPMSLWISSIKQLESVRHLLSPLLLDFMEAAWPSSISMVIPRGPWMDTFGLGDAAKHIGTPQSIAIRNPDCSVATHLINQVGPIAVTSANPTGEADTTHHNQVYAKLGKKVDGVLCDGASPENIASTVVDCTKIETGHIGFFRVGLIPKSKVLQIFEEVQMRHRQGQTNPAFEYNLDPPNTQRERNSDESESGRGSGDTTPSTASPQQSPVLRNGS, via the exons ATGGCTCAGCTGCAGTCTCTGCATGTGTCCGTCGGTATTCTGAGCATCTCTGGCG GTTCTCTCCTGCTGTTGGTGAACGACTATGCCAGCTCACCTGAAAGACACTTAATTCCCTACACTGCACTGGGGGTTCTGCTCCTCATCATTGCAGCCCTCTTAGCTTATGCAG GTATCCGTCGCAGTCTGTCCCACGCCCAGCTCTTCTCCACTCTGTGTCTCACTGTCTCTGCCCTGTGGTGTGGTTCAGGTCTGGTGTACATCCTGGTGGGGCAGGGTGTGCTGCAGACCACAGAGCTGAGAGCCTCTCTGGTCCCGGGTCTGGCAGCATTCACCTTAGCCCTGCTCATCATAGGCAGCGTAGCGGTCCTGGTAAAGAAAGCAGTTCTGTCTCTCATAGCTGTTGGCATTAGCTTAGCATGTGCCCATCAAATCGCAGGTTTGTCTGCTGCAGGTTTTGGTCAGTCTGCCACAGCTGCCAACTACCTTCTTGTCTGTGTGGTGGGTGTTTACTTTGGTGTTGGACGCCTACTGTCCACCATCACTCGAGGCAAAGTGGAGCCTCCAGGAACAGTCCTGAAGACCAAAGCTGAGGTGGGAGCAGAGCAGAATCAGGGCTGCACTGATGCACTGTCGGTAGGTCTGGTGATGAACCTGTTGTCCGCCTCTGTGCTAGCCTGTCCTCTGTTAGGTGTGGTCCCCCAGCTCTTCGTCGGTCATGTGCCCTGGCTGTGGACAGCTGGAGTCTTCCAGCTCGGCATGTGTGTCCTCTTCTACCGGGCCATGGACACACTAGCCGCCACTTTTTATGGGTTCACTGCTCTGCTGAGGTTTGCAGAAGGCTACAGCGCTCTCCTGTCGTTCTACTCCATTCAGCCTTACTCCCCTGTTCCCTTCCCTGTCGTCTTCTCTGTGCTTTTCTTCATCCTGGCTCTGTTCAGCTGTCAGAAGAGCTTGCTGGAGGGGCTCTACCAGCTTTTCTTTGTAGCTTATTCCATTGCCATTGCAGCCCAGCCTCAAGGCTTCTTCCAAGGGGGCACACAGGGTGTACAGGCAGCCATATTTGTAGTCTCTGCTGGCATGCTTTTAGTCACCACATTCAATATGGTGTCCAAGACAATGATTCCCACAGGGCAGGGTTACTTTAAGGCTTTGGTCACCAGGATGCGGGGTCTTACCCTCAGAGCCCATGATAAAGAGCTCCATTCACCTCACCTGGGTTACTCCAAGTATGCAGATGCAGAGGTGTTGGGCCATGCCTGCAGTGTGCTGGCTGCCTTTGCCATCACAGCCACAGTGGGTGGCAGAGATCCTCTGTCTGTGCTGATTCTGCCCTGGGTGGTGGTGGCTGGAGGGGCACTCACGCTGCTCTGCGGCTCAGTAGCTTTTGCCCGAGGTAAAACCTTTGAGAGCACAGTTTTTATTCTCTACGGGGTGATGTGGACGGTGTGGGGGCTGACACGATACGGCGGCCTTTATGGGGAAACCAGAAGCTTCGATGTGGCTGTCGGGATCATCAGTTTCATGCTGTTTAATGGTCTAGTGACAGTTGCGGCGCTGTTTTTAAATGTCGCCTGGTTTGCTTACGCCCTCACCTTCCAGCTCATTCTTATCAGCTTCCTCCTGGATGCAGTAGGTGCCCTGCCTTTTGGTTATGATATAGGAGTCACCATAATTTTTGGACTCATTAGTTTTTATTGCTTCCTGGCACACATTTTCAACAGCACCTTCCAGTCCCCGCAGATCCCCTTAGGAAAACCTCTGATAAAGCTGAGTGGGGTCGGGGGAGGTGCAGATATCTGTCCACACCTACCTGCACGCAAGGCCACGTCCGTCCAGCAGATTGCAG AAATCATGAAAAATGGTGGTGTATGTGGAATGCCTACCGACACTGTCTATGTGCTGGTGGCAGCTTGCAACAGGCCTGAAGCAGTCGTCAAAGCTTACAA GGTGAAGAAGCAGGCGCAGGACCGACCCATGTCCCTGTGGATCTCCTCCATCAAGCAGCTAGAGTCGGTGCGACACCTGCTGAGCCCTCTGCTCCTGGACTTCATGGAGGCTGCGTGGCCCTCCTCCATTAGCATGGTGATACCCAGAG GCCCGTGGATGGACACCTTTGGTTTAGGAGATGCTGCCAAACACATAGGGACTCCACAGAGCATTGCCATCAGAAACCCAGACTGTTCTGTGGCCACACACCTCATTAATCAG GTGGGGCCCATCGCTGTAACCTCAGCCAACCCCACAGGAGAGGCAGACACGACTCACCACAACCAAGTTTATGCCAAACTTGGCAAAAAG GTTGATGGGGTGTTATGTGATGGAGCCTCTCCTGAGAACATCGCATCTACTGTGGTCGACTGCACTAAGATCGAAACAGGGCATATTGGATTCTTCAGAGTGGGTCTCATTCCTAAATCTAAG GTTCTTCAAATCTTCGAGGAGGTTCAGATGCGGCACAGACAGGGGCAGACGAATCCTGCTTTTGAGTACAATCTCGATCCGCCAAACACCCAAAGGGAAAGAAATTCAGATGAATCAGAGTCAGGAAGAGGAAG